The following proteins are co-located in the Eleginops maclovinus isolate JMC-PN-2008 ecotype Puerto Natales chromosome 1, JC_Emac_rtc_rv5, whole genome shotgun sequence genome:
- the zgc:174906 gene encoding uncharacterized protein zgc:174906, with the protein MAEEPAAEIQLLRSLKVKLIEILSADADFVLQHADSRCLLSVHGYQQVKACRIPCEKVTDLLDLIIQRGPEAARGLLKLLKEHALQETFPMLCFIKDLQINTVSSGINKRKRKTPDPREIIPCKQICKKGSCLVHEKQLMTVARTIGKCWREIGRLALEISSVKLEQIEEDNSIHVERVFAMLRYWSTCQREKATAAHLHSLLSQGDWALPPESIDFLLETK; encoded by the exons ATGGCTGAGGAACCAGCAGCAGAAATCCAGCTACTCAGAAGCCTGAAAGTCAAGCTTATAGAAATTCTAAGCGCCGATGCTGATTTTGTCCTGCAGCATGCAGACTCTCGCTGCCTGCTGTCTGTTCACGGCTACCAGCAGGTGAAAGCATGCCGTATTCCTTGTGAGAAGGTGACTGACCTGTTGGATCTCATCATCCAAAGAGGGCCTGAAGCAGCACGGGGTctactgaaactgctgaagGAACATGCCCTGCAGGAAACCTTCCCAATGCTTTGCTTTATTAAGGATctgcaaataaacacagtgTCTTCAG gaataaacaaaagaaagagaaaaactcCTGACCCACGAGAGATCATTCCATGCAAACAGATCTGCAAAAAAG GCTCTTGCTTAGTTCATGAGAAGCAGCTGATGACCGTGGCTCGTACAATTGGCAAATGTTGGAGGGAGATTGGCAGACTGGCTCTGGAAATCTCTTCTGTGAAGCTAGAACAGATTGAAGAGGACAACTCAATTCATGTGGAGCGAGTGTTTGCCATGTTGCGCTACTGGAGCACCTGTCAGAGGGAAAAAGCCACTGCTGCACACCTGCACTCGCTGCTCAGTCAGGGAGACTGGGCGCTGCCACCTGAAAGCATTGACTTCCTGTTGGAGACTAAATGA
- the csad gene encoding cysteine sulfinic acid decarboxylase: MANMFPFSSDGQDPASLHDMNEPLIDHSEGQLFLNEAFKIIIEEVLCKGTDIKQKVCEWKDPEDLALLLDLELRATGEPQQRLLQRVKDVAKYSIKTSHPRFFNQLFAGVDYHALAGRFLSEALNTNLFTYEVAPVFVLMETEVLRSLRQLVGWTEGDGIFCPGGSSSNMFAMNLARYRLFPEVKSQGLWAVPRLTIFTSAESHYSVKKGAAFLGIGTDNIVLVKVDEGGHIIPEDLDEKIKLTKSQGAVPLLVSCTSGTTVRGAFDPLDHIADVCKKHNVWMHVDAAWGGSVLFSKQHRHLMKGVDRANSVAWNPHKMLMAGLQCSALLLQDTTDLLKKCHSANATYLFQQDKFYDVKLDVGDKTVQCSRKVDCLKLWLMWKAVGSIGLAERVDKAFNLVRYLVEQMKKREGFHLLWEPEFLNVCFWFIPPSIRGKEGNADYQDRLAKVAPVIKERMIKQGTMMVGYQPLRDKVNFFRMIVLSTLVSKEDMDFFLDEIERLGNDL; this comes from the exons ATGGCAAACATGTTTCCATTCTCAT CAGATGGGCAGGATCCAGCTAGTCTCCATGACATGAATGAGCCTCTCATTGACCATTCAGAGGGCCAACTCTTCTTGAATGAAGCCTTCAAAATCATTATAGAGGAGGTGCTCTGCAAGGGCACAGACATCAAGCAGAAG GTTTGTGAGTGGAAAGATCCTGAGGATCTGGCTTTGCTGCTGGATTTGGAGCTCAGGGCGACAGGGGAGCCACAACAGAGGCTCCTACAGAGAGTAAAAGATGTTGCCAAGTACAGCATCAAGACAA GTCACCCACGCTTTTTCAATCAGCTGTTTGCAGGAGTGGACTATCATGCCCTGGCTGGACGATTCCTCAGTGAGGCTCTCAACACTAACCT CTTTACCTATGAGGTGGCCCCAGTGTTTGTGCTGATGGAGACTGAGGTTTTAAGATCACTGCGGCAGCTGGTTGGCTGGACAGAAGGTGATGGTATTTTCTGCCCTGGGGGGTCTTCCTCTAACATGTTTGCCATGAACCTCGCACGCTACCGACTTTTCCCAGAGGTCAAAAGCCAGGGGCTCTGGGCTGTCCCCCGGCTTACCATCTTTACATCTGCAGAG AGCCATTACTCTGTGAAGAAAGGGGCTGCCTTTCTGGGCATTGGGACAGACAATATCGTCTTGGTGAAAGTGGATGAAGG AGGCCACATCATTCCAGAGGACCTGGATGAAAAGATAAAGCTGACAAAATCTCAG GGTGCAGTACCTTTACTTGTAAGCTGCACATCAGGGACAACAGTGCGGGGTGCGTTTGACCCACTGGACCACATAGCGGATGTCTGCAAGAAACACAACGTCTGGATGCATGTAGAC GCTGCCTGGGGAGGGAGTGTGCTGTTTTCCAAGCAGCACAGACATCTAATGAAAGGGGTTGACAG aGCAAATTCAGTAGCCTGGAATCCACACAAGATGCTGATGGCTGGCCTGCAGTGTTCTGCCTTGCTGTTACAGGATACAACG GACTTGTTGAAAAAGTGCCACAGTGCCAACGCCACATACCTCTTCCAGCAAGACAAATTCTACGATGTCAAGCTGGATGTCGGTGACAAGACGGTACAGTGTAGCCGCAAGGTGGACTGTCTGAAGTTATGGTTGATGTGGAAAGCTGTTGGCTCCATTGGCTTGGCCGAGCGTGTAGACAAAGCTTTTAACCTTGTAAG GTATCTGGTGGAGCAGATGAAGAAAAGGGAAGGGTTTCATCTTTTGTGGGAG CCAGAGTTTCTGAATGTGTGCTTCTGGTTTATACCGCCCAGTATAAGGggaaaggaaggaaatgcaGATTACCAGGACAGACTGGCAAAA GTAGCTCCAGTCATCAAGGAGCGCATGATAAAGCAAGGTACGATGATGGTGGGCTACCAACCTTTGAGAGACAAGGTCAACTTTTTCCGCATGATTGTCCTCTCTACGCTGGTTTCAAAGGAAGATATGGACTTCTTCCTTGATGAAATTGAAAGACTGGGAAATGACTTGTGA